One genomic segment of Rivularia sp. PCC 7116 includes these proteins:
- a CDS encoding RNA-binding protein yields MSIYVGNLSYDVTQEDLSKVFAEYGSVKRVQLPTDRETGRSRGFGFVEMQSEDEESSAIQALDGAEWMGRAMKVNKARPREERGNRRSGGGGNWG; encoded by the coding sequence ATGTCAATCTACGTTGGAAATTTATCATACGATGTTACTCAAGAAGACCTTAGTAAGGTTTTTGCCGAGTATGGCAGCGTGAAGCGCGTTCAATTACCCACTGACAGGGAAACTGGCAGATCGAGAGGTTTCGGTTTTGTCGAAATGCAATCAGAAGACGAAGAAAGCTCAGCTATTCAAGCCTTAGATGGTGCTGAATGGATGGGTCGCGCAATGAAGGTTAATAAAGCAAGACCGCGAGAAGAACGAGGTAATAGACGCTCCGGTGGTGGTGGAAATTGGGGCTAG